DNA from Apis cerana isolate GH-2021 linkage group LG13, AcerK_1.0, whole genome shotgun sequence:
TGATATTTGCTTCGTTTCAGATTCACCGAATTGATGAATAAATTGTTCAGTTCGATATTGTGCTTGCAATTTTTGATTAGCGCGGCCGCAATATGCTTTAGCGTTTATCGGGTAATATATACGAAAACAGATTCACAATTTGCAGGAgcgataatatttgttttttccgCATTAATTCAAATCTTTTACTTTTGCTGGCACGGGGATATAGCAAAATACAAAGTAATTACGATCTCTTTTGTTCCCTCGCGGAAACggtatttcaatcattttttctttttttatccacGCAGAGCCTTGAGATTCCCGACATGATATTTAATAGCAATTGGCCGAATTTGAGCAACGACGCCAAGAAAATTCTCTTGATAATCATGGCACGCTCGTTGACGCCTGTCGAGGTCGTCAGCGCTCACATTATACCCCTCAATCTGGAATCTTTCAAGGGTgtcagtatatatatatacgtaaaaaattatatgcatattttatattatataccatagaatactttttaatattgtaacgattttagaatttttgaatagtattttttttttttttaatcttttaatcgtCCAAGCGATCTtagattcattataaaattttatctgcgcgctaatttttcgaataattttatattattttaaaaattttctccatcCAATTGTTACAGGAACTATAttctataacatatatattctgtTTGTTATAGTTGATAAAAGCTACTTACTCGGCGTATAACATGCTGCAACAGgctaaatagaatttatgtgGTTTATGGTGTCGTTAGTGGTAACGTTTTCTTCTGTTCCTTCCTGGTGTATGGAATAATGATGattaaagagaaggaaaacaaGCTATtcgaacaaataaattatgtagctttcaaatgtaataaatttattataaatttaatattcaaatgagatttgaaatttcagaatgggaacttattataaaattttgaaacaatttcaatGGAGAATTATCCATAATCCAAGTGAATCCACAAAAAATCTGATTAAAAAATctgagtaaaaaaaattattatttcaagtcaaaattcttaaatattagtgaaattatatttacctgattgatcgtaaaatttgaacgaaaattGATCATTAATTTGCTTtcagaataaattgtttgaatttttctcaCTTATAATGAAAccaatgtaaattataatctagaattcgtaataagaaatatctttctcattaataaaatttgcgcTTTCTGTTTTACAAAATTgttcataaaatatgataaagaataatatctttttttataatattaattaaaatttttttataatatttttttaaatatcataaaaaacaatatctttttttatcacttacaaatttcaatttctcgttcgtcgattatttttaattctcatcAATGCACCACAACCTTCTGTCTCCTACGAACGATAACGGTAAACTGAGAGTCTTTCGTATTCCATACtctattgtttattaattttcgttgAGGGGAGACATATAATAGTCGATGACTCTATTTCCGGTTTCACAAATTCGACCCTTTCTTTGTTCATCGACATGGTATTTCTTCGCCTTGAATCGACttatattggaaaattctttcgcggaaaattgaaaatatatctatgatATATAATCGTGAATAACGACTATCAACTAATCAAGTCGACAGTTATCAATTGCGAgactttaaaaagaaaacttcgATTTCGATTGCAATTCTGTTCAATTGAAAGTTTGAAACcaggaaataatatatatatatataattatcttatctatATCTTATCGTAATAATGGTATAAGTATTGATATatgttatgtaataataattatgatgcaTTAGGAAAAGATCAATGGAAATAAGACCGGTCGAATCTAAGAAACGACACGCAGTCGAAAATAGTTTGTTCATAGTGCAACTATTGAGAAGATTTTTTATCGAGTGTGATTAAACGCCTCAAATTcgcacaaattaaatttttctatttatatcctcttccgattgaaaaataagaaaaaaagaagaataaagataCATTTCAAATCCCTCTAACAAGATTCTTTTTCCCCTAAAtctttagagaaaaattttgatacttttcgaataatcgagtAATCTTCATCGAGAAAGTTTTACCGTGTTTTAAGAAAGTTTAAACGGAAATAAATAACAGAATGCACAAACTTTCTCTATCGTTTGCTCTGCTCACTTACGGTGGCTATTGGAGGCCAACAAAATGGCCGGCTTCCTCGTACAAATATCAGTTGTACAACATTTACTCGGCATTCATGATTTTCCTCTTATATTTCATCACGTTCTGTACTTGCGTGGATTCATTGATCAGCAAAAACTTGAAGACGATGAGCGAAAAATTTTCCCTCTGCATCTCGGTCTTAGGTGTTTCTCTCAAAGTGGCCAACTTGTTCCTTCAACGagggaaaattataaatataatgaacagTCTGACGAAGGAGAATTCCACTCCAAGGGACGAACAGGAGAAAATCATTCAACGGAGAAACGACAATTACGCAAGGTTTTTTTCactaaattgataaaatttcttctctgtCAAAATATCTCGTTACATTTATTCCTCTTCAATCTCTTTTACCTGTAGCCTCACTAtccgtaaaattttttacttccaGAAAACTGACCATATACTGCGAGATTCTGAACGAATCGGCAGTGTTCTTCGCGACGGTGGGtcaatataaaacattcatAAATACCAGGACATTACCCGTATCCGATTGGATACCGTACGACTTATCCTCGACAGAATTGTACACGATATCCCTGTTGTACCAAACTGTTGGCCTGTTGATCTGCGCGAACGCGAGCGTGGGCAACGAGACCCTGATTGCCGGATTGATGATACAAGCTGGCGTGCAGTTCGAGATATTTTGTCATCGAGCACAAAATCTGCCCTCCCTGTTGACGGTGACAAGAAACAGCAACGTGTCGAAAAAGGATCTGAGGATGAGATACAATAAGATTATCGGGGATTTAGTTCGACATCACCTTGAAGTATacgagtaaaaatataaaaaatacaaacgtGCCTTTATTACGTAGCAGCTGGAAAATCAGGAACGATCTCGTGTTACGATTACCATTACAGATTCGTCCGAACGGTGAACACCGTGTTCCAGTACATGATTTTTCTACAGTTCTCCATAAGCTCGGTGGTTCTATGCCTgagtatctataaattttcaacggTAGATCCGCTGAGCATGAACTTCGTCTGGAGCGGCTTCTATTTGTGCTGTATGCTTATGCAGGTGTATTTATACTGCTGGTTTGGGAACGAGGTGACGTTGAAGGTTGGCACTGTCTTTCGTTTCTACTCGATTATTATACGCTCGAGTAACGTTaacacgaataaaaaattgatagagaggtggaaatgaatattttctaataacaaaCGTTCATTAATTGcacaagaataatttttcaattgtgaTGCGATTTGtccaataatttcttttttttttctttttcgtaatcAATTCGttggttatatatttatagagcaATAAAGTAAGCGATGCTATTTACGAAATGGATTGGACGATACTTCCTTCTAACGTAATGAAGGATTTATTGCTCGTTATAGCAAGATCTAAGAAACCGGTGAAAATAACCAGTGGTCAGATCTTTACCTTATCCACGGAATCTTTTATGAAAGTTAGTTGAATAGAGTCAAAATGATTAAGCTTCGTTCTGTTATAATTTGATTCTAATCAATTGTGCATTGTAGATCATGAAAATGTCATACTCCTCGTtcaatattctgaaaaattcaACGTTGAagtaagaaaattcaattgttatcgttttaatttttaccgactctatatatatatatatataaaattgttctcgttccaatacaatttttacaattatcgtAAGGAGTATTTATGTATCCTTTTTTATCGTTGTGCAATATCACACACTTTCATCGATGTACCTATTCATCACAAGCAggattgagaaataaaaaaaaaaaaataataaaaagaattcatcATCAAGAGTTGTAtcgtagaattaaaaaaaatcatatccaTCCACAGAATTCTACCATCATTCatggtattttaattttatcgcatTGTAATCCAAGACAGagcaaagatttttaatagaattagtCGAGACGTTGAACAACTTCTATCAAAGCcactatatttttaagaacattaagaatttttaacgaCACTTTTTTTCGACCAGAATGATGTTACGCAAGTTTATTTATCGTTCTGATCGATTGCTCGATCGTTGGGACGAATAGCGCGAAAGGAGGATAACTGGAGGAAAGTTGCGATGAACTGATTCGAGAAGCATTCGAAGCATTCAAAGCATTCGCTTTGGAGGAACATCGATTTCATcgttaatattacatttatcgcCTTTTTTCAAGGTTGGTTACGCGAGCTTACCATTCCAAAAGTTTATTGTTTCTGCCTCTCCGACTTGTAGTTAAAAAGTGTTCGGTGTATATAACCGAAATAAACTCAAAAATAACAACGAGATCGACGAGATGTGTCGATTTCGATCGCGTGTCGAAATGGCcttgtcaaaaattataaaataaacctcctcctaattattaataattagatacaAAACTATATCAtatcttatctttatataacCAATATATATCTCGAATGATCGACGAAGATAACTAAAACGTGGTAAATGAAaacatcaatttcaatttctctccTTTCGTGACATATCGatctatataaattcgataaaaatcgatgGATCCAGCTAGCCTGTTCCGATCAAAAGGTGAGAGAAATTTTCGAGGAGGCGCGAGCAGAAAATAAACGTGCAGGGCCCCACCCCCGTAGAACTTTCTGTGGCGGTCCATTTTTGGGCTCCCCACCTTGGGAGCTTCGCTTCGATTACCGCGTCCTCGCCGAGGAAGAAGCTTTTCGAAGCACCCTCGGGACACTCGACTCGCGCCACTCTACTCGCTCGGGTTTAGGTAAGTGAATTATCACGAAGATTCATTCTCGACGATCGCTTCTCCTCTATTCTCTACCTGTTTTTCTTCGCTGATTATGCTCGACCAAGCTTGTTCCGGTGTTCGCGGCGCGAGTGtgacagaaaaaagaaagaaagaaagaaagaaaggaaggaagaaaggaaggaaggaaggaaggaagtatGTGGATGAACGTGTGCGTGGGATTTTCACTCGCGCatgatttacaaatatatggaGAGTTCGAGATGTTGAAGACTTTGATCTTGGACGAGAGGAGTTTTGGAGTGAAAGAAGAGTATAATTCGACTAATCGTTAACAGTTTCGTTGCTACGAAGATAAACGACCGCTATTAATGGAACTGCTTCGACGACTAACAAGCTTTTCAATCTTGTTGAAAAAGAGCATCCGTTCGAAAGAGTGTCGCAGTTTAGGAAGGCTGTGGATTTAATACGCTTTAACTTCGAGGAATTTTCATCTCGAAGGCTTTGTAGGCAAAGCTTTGATGTTTCGCTTTGACGATGCTTGTAAGTAGCGTTAATCCTGTAACATCGCTTAACAAAATTTCTCTCAAACAGTGTAAAGTAAAACTGTTTTACAcgataagatttttttgtCTCTTCTAATCACGAGATAACAAACCAGATAACAAAGATACCCGATAGAAGCGTAAAcgaaaaatcgtgaaaagaaCGAAACGTTCTGTTCCACTTCGCGGCAAAAATAAACCGGTTGCCATCATCGAATCGTTTCGTTTACGTCTGCTATTTTCAACCGCAGAACATTCAACGCTTTCAGTCACGATTCCGTTGAATCGCGTATTTTGAAAAACTAAGATCGATATCGATTGTGATTATCGgtgaattatcgataattaattgtaatcgaTGTTAGTACAGTTAATAGTACACACCAAACTATCCACATCGATCGAGCCAGTAGTTTTAGTGATTTAAATGCTTGCAGGAAGATCGACAGGAAGCGGAACGCTTTCGCCACATATTAACCGCTGCCAATTAACAACAGCATTTTTAACAGCTTCGAGCAAATTTGCTTTCGGATTTAACGTAACGCAATGTCGTAAGTAGCATTAGTAACAATTCAATCTACATTAATTAATCCCTCAAACCTCGGCCATTTCGTAACGCGACCAAAATCCATCTAACGATATCCTGCCCGAGATTAAATAACTCGACGAATCCGTTATTGTTATTGACCGCCAAAGATCCGCTTTATCACGTCACTTTGGCACTCGTGGATGGCCAAATTGTTGAAACTTTCCAGGTGCTATTAATAACGAGGAAAGGGGGTCGAACGTAGCCCCATTCACTCGTCGAAATGTTTCTTTACTTATCTCGTTATATCGGAAATCCTATCTATCTTTAATCGATTGAATCTCTTCGACAGAGTCGTCCGAACAAATAATCGCAATTGTAGGGAATAATCAACAATCGATccttatcaatttcaaaataacaaaaatagaaCGTGATGAAAAACTTGTGCCTCGGTCGTGGAATCCTAAGAAACGAATATGCAGGATCGAGATCGCGAGATCGCGACGATGATTTCGTAAATGCTATTAATACGCGGCAGTTAGATCGAATGTCGGTCGTTGGTGGCGGCCAAGTAAAGCCCGTTCTTCTGGGTTACGCTCGTGCTTTTTGGCCTCCTCGTCTCGCGTCCTCTCCTCAGCGTCGGCCGCCGTCCTCTCTTCGTCGTTCCGCGCATATTTATAGAGCCCGCCTATGGATGCTATTTCCGTAGACGCACCGATGTGCCCCGTTCCTCGTCATCGCGAAGCCGGACGAGATATCATCTGCCTCCGGATTATGACTCGCGCAACTCGCTCAATTCGTGAAAATATACGCGAGCCGAGCCGTCCACGCGCCTATTTTCAAGGTTACAGTCACCGCCAATTATTCCATCTTTCGCGCGACATTTCgaaagaatattcgaaatttcgaaagaatatttaCGGCAATAAGGGGACGACGATGGTACCGTTGAACCACCCATTATCCCAAAACGATTCCACCCATTCTCGTTTGGAAAGTAGCCAAGTTTCTGATCCTTGTTGAGGATTCTGATTTCGTCACTAACGTCATTAACGCGGGAAAATGGAATGCGCCAAACCACCACACCTGATTGTTTGCAACTTTCCTATATCTCTAACTGATCTGAACGAGATCGTAGGATCCGTCGGGCGGTGGttaaacgaaaggaaaaattggaaaatttcagCGAACTCGATAGTTTCTTGAAGGAAGCCGGGAGAAGGGAAAAGCCGCCAGCATGGACGCGATCAAGAAGAAGATGCAAGCGATGAAGCTTGAGAAGGACAACGCGATGGATAAAGCGGATGCCTGCGAGGCGCAGGCCAAGGAGGCGAATATGCGCGCGGACAAGGTGAACGAGGAGGTCGGCGAATTGCAGAAGAAGCTCGCCCAGGTGGAAGGCGATCTCGAAGCGAACAAACAAAATTTGGAACAAGCGAACAAGGATctcgaggagaaggagaaagctCTGACCAACGTGAGTATGCTCCTCTCAACGTCCCAACGCTACACCATTTTCCCCCAAATTTTTTTACCTCTCCTCAAAACCGCTCCAATTTATCTTGGACCAGAtccaaatgaatttttcgccgggaaattttatttatatttatacgatgGTTTCTTCAACATCGATGAATCACACGCGGTTTTACGATGGCACGATCTTGCGGACGACGCCTCGTAACTCGAAGAATCGTTCGGTCCTCTTTgttccttcgtttcttttttagagaaaACGGGGGTCAATGAGCCACGGGGACGTGTTTTAATTTCAGGCCGAGTCCGAGGTCGCCGCTCTGAACCGAAAAGTCCAACTGATCGAGGAGGATCTGGAAAGATCCGAGGAACGATTGAACACCGCCACTGCCAAATTGGCCGAAGCATCTCAGGCCGCTGATGAATCCAGCCGGTAAATgttaatgaaatatcaatGGATCGTAATGTCGTGTCGATAAGACAAGAGGTGGAGCTACGTTAACGAAATGCAATTGCAGTATGTGCAAAGTATTGGAAAATCGTGCGCAGCAGGATGAAGAGAGGATGGATCAGCTGACCAATCAGCTAAAAGAGGCACGTCTGCTTGCCGAGGACGCTGATGGAAAATCGGACGAAGTATCGCGAAAGCTGGCCTTCGTTGAAGATGAGTTGGAAGTCGCTGAAGATCGAGTCAAGTCTGGTGAAGCGTAAGTCCTCTCAGATTCTCCAAGATCGTCGgccaatgaataattattttcacttaaaTAGTTCCGTCCTAACGTTACAGCAAGATCATGGAACTGGAAGAGGAACTGAAAGTCGTCGGTAACAGCTTGAAATCTCTGGAAGTATCCGAAGAGAAGGTAAGGTCTATCGCATCTCTGCGATTTCCATGAAATAATTCGTTTTGGATTGAGATTAGGCCAACCAAAGAGTCGAGGAATTTAAACGTCAGCTCAAGACTTTGACGGTGAAACTAAAGGAGGCCGAAGCTCGCGCTGAATTTGCTGAGAAAACTGTCAAGAAACTCCAGAAGGAGGTCGATAGGCTCGAAGGTaagcttttaattttttttttcccccccaccATCTTCTGTTACatcatctttaaatataacggTTTAAATactcaaatttcaaataaatttcaaagctcgttttataaatatgcgggtggatttatttttcttaaaaaatattcattattttgttaCCGCAGAATATTTTCAGAGTGCTTTTGTACCGAATTTAAACGGGTATCTGATGTAATTTGGCAAAATGACAACAACACTTCCATTATCCGGTGTTCTACCGAAATTGAATATCAAAGACTCGTAGTCAATTTGCCAATATCGAACATCGTCACACGATGATTAATCTAGATCTTTGGAttgaatgtatttaaaaaattgattcgaagAAAGAATATCCTATTATCATCCACTTTTACTCGTACAAATTGCTTTATAATTACAGAGATTGCGAAGATAGTGTTCGTTAGTAAATATTCGTATTAATGAACGACACATCATCGAGCAACATCACTGATTTTCTTTACAGACGTATTGCACCAGCAGAAGGAGAAACGCAAAACGATTTGCGAAGAATTGGACAAGACATTCTCTGAGCTTTCTggctactaaaaaaaaaaaaaacaaaatactaCTCGTACTCATACTCGTTGcaaattttctcatttattccTGTACACGAAACATGTCTAGCCGTTTCTATCTCTATTATTTTgtctttgttttaaaaatacatctcTGCTTTAgctgtcttttttcttttctgctgCAATAGCTTCCAAAATTGGGCTTATCGTTTTTTATTGTCGTTTtgacaaacttttttttttatataatcgaaaGATCAAGCTATAAAAAAAGCCACTTTATGTTTCTGTCCCTTTTCTATATTCACACTCATATAAGacgaacattttttattttttatttttatttttcgatcgatcatctttaaaattgtgttc
Protein-coding regions in this window:
- the LOC133667162 gene encoding uncharacterized protein LOC133667162, translating into MHKLSLSFALLTYGGYWRPTKWPASSYKYQLYNIYSAFMIFLLYFITFCTCVDSLISKNLKTMSEKFSLCISVLGVSLKVANLFLQRGKIINIMNSLTKENSTPRDEQEKIIQRRNDNYARKLTIYCEILNESAVFFATVGQYKTFINTRTLPVSDWIPYDLSSTELYTISLLYQTVGLLICANASVGNETLIAGLMIQAGVQFEIFCHRAQNLPSLLTVTRNSNVSKKDLRMRYNKIIGDLVRHHLEIRPNGEHRVPVHDFSTVLHKLGGSMPEYL
- the LOC107993408 gene encoding tropomyosin-1 isoform X2, producing the protein MDAIKKKMQAMKLEKDNAMDKADACEAQAKEANMRADKVNEEVGELQKKLAQVEGDLEANKQNLEQANKDLEEKEKALTNAESEVAALNRKVQLIEEDLERSEERLNTATAKLAEASQAADESSRMCKVLENRAQQDEERMDQLTNQLKEARLLAEDADGKSDEVSRKLAFVEDELEVAEDRVKSGEAKIMELEEELKVVGNSLKSLEVSEEKANQRVEEFKRQLKTLTVKLKEAEARAEFAEKTVKKLQKEVDRLEDELGINKDRYKSLADEMDSTFAELAGY
- the LOC107993408 gene encoding tropomyosin-1 isoform X3 codes for the protein MDAIKKKMQAMKLEKDNAMDKADACEAQAKEANMRADKVNEEVGELQKKLAQVEGDLEANKQNLEQANKDLEEKEKALTNAESEVAALNRKVQLIEEDLERSEERLNTATAKLAEASQAADESSRMCKVLENRAQQDEERMDQLTNQLKEARLLAEDADGKSDEVSRKLAFVEDELEVAEDRVKSGEAKIMELEEELKVVGNSLKSLEVSEEKANQRVEEFKRQLKTLTVKLKEAEARAEFAEKTVKKLQKEVDRLEDVLHQQKEKRKTICEELDKTFSELSGY
- the LOC107993408 gene encoding tropomyosin-1 isoform X1, with the protein product MDAIKKKMQAMKLEKDNAMDKADACEAQAKEANMRADKVNEEVGELQKKLAQVEGDLEANKQNLEQANKDLEEKEKALTNAESEVAALNRKVQLIEEDLERSEERLNTATAKLAEASQAADESSRMCKVLENRAQQDEERMDQLTNQLKEARLLAEDADGKSDEVSRKLAFVEDELEVAEDRVKSGEAKIMELEEELKVVGNSLKSLEVSEEKANQRVEEFKRQLKTLTVKLKEAEARAEFAEKTVKKLQKEVDRLEGKLLIFFFPPTIFCYIIFKYNGLNTQISNKFQSSFYKYAGGFIFLKKYSLFCYRRIFSECFCTEFKRVSDVIWQNDNNTSIIRCSTEIEYQRLVVNLPISNIVTR